In Streptomyces qaidamensis, one DNA window encodes the following:
- a CDS encoding YihY/virulence factor BrkB family protein, which produces MVKLHIPGRKEQHETEAPPPESQRPGFEAERRESREAERREDADADRFGTSEAERREASGAEGRQTPAPAAEEPGPDPEVERAAPDTLRDLPRKSWVAVLKGSVREFKDDELTDRAAALTYYGVLALFPALLVLVSMLGLTGRSTTDKVTENVRELVPGSAGDIITRAVNQLQGNSGIGSLMAIVGLVLALWSASGYVGAFIRSANAVYDMPEGRPVWKLLPMRVGVTVVLLVLAVISSLIVVFSGGLAQQAGDALGVGDTALTLWSIAKWPVLVLLVVLMIAILYWAAPNAKVKGFRWITPGSLLALLIWMVASAGFAVYVANFASYNKTYGTMAGVIVFLVWLWITNLAILLGLEFDAETVRQRAIAGGHPPEDEPYTQPRDTRAWDEQDRRRLEQT; this is translated from the coding sequence ATGGTGAAGCTGCATATTCCGGGACGAAAAGAACAACACGAGACCGAGGCACCGCCTCCGGAGAGCCAACGCCCGGGGTTCGAGGCGGAACGCAGGGAGTCTCGCGAAGCAGAACGCCGGGAGGATGCCGATGCGGACCGCTTCGGGACCTCGGAGGCGGAACGCCGGGAGGCTTCCGGAGCGGAGGGCCGGCAAACACCCGCGCCCGCTGCCGAGGAGCCCGGGCCGGACCCCGAGGTGGAGCGCGCGGCACCGGACACGCTGAGGGACCTGCCCCGGAAGTCCTGGGTCGCGGTGCTGAAGGGCAGCGTGCGGGAGTTCAAGGACGATGAGCTGACCGACCGGGCGGCCGCGCTGACCTACTACGGCGTGCTGGCGCTGTTCCCCGCACTGCTGGTGCTGGTGTCGATGCTGGGCCTCACCGGCAGGTCGACCACGGACAAGGTGACCGAGAACGTCCGCGAGCTCGTGCCCGGCTCGGCGGGCGACATCATCACCCGGGCCGTGAACCAGTTGCAGGGCAACTCCGGCATCGGCTCGCTGATGGCGATCGTCGGTCTGGTCCTGGCGTTGTGGTCGGCGTCCGGCTACGTGGGCGCGTTCATCCGCTCGGCCAACGCCGTCTACGACATGCCCGAGGGCCGGCCGGTGTGGAAGCTGCTGCCGATGCGGGTGGGCGTGACGGTCGTGCTGCTGGTGCTGGCCGTCATCAGCTCACTGATCGTGGTGTTCTCGGGCGGACTGGCCCAGCAGGCCGGAGACGCACTGGGCGTCGGCGACACCGCGCTGACGTTGTGGTCGATCGCCAAGTGGCCGGTCCTGGTGCTGCTGGTCGTGCTCATGATCGCGATCCTGTACTGGGCGGCCCCGAACGCCAAGGTGAAGGGATTCCGCTGGATCACACCCGGCAGTCTGCTGGCGCTGCTGATCTGGATGGTCGCGTCCGCCGGGTTCGCGGTCTACGTCGCCAACTTCGCCTCGTACAACAAGACCTACGGCACGATGGCCGGTGTCATCGTCTTCCTGGTGTGGCTGTGGATCACGAACCTGGCGATCCTGCTGGGGCTGGAGTTCGACGCGGAGACGGTGCGGCAGCGCGCCATTGCCGGTGGTCATCCGCCCGAGGACGAGCCGTACACCCAGCCGCGTGACACCCGGGCGTGGGACGAGCAGGACCGCCGCCGGCTGGAACAGACCTGA
- a CDS encoding phage holin family protein, whose translation MTDTHRTASAAPRTGSAPTAGDEPVGELVQRATEQLTDLVRGEMRLARAEMTEKGKRFGKGGGLFGGAGVLGFVTLQALVATAIAALAVPLPVWAAALIVTGVLAVATGLTALAGRKQVRSATPPAPQQTIDNVKADVAEIKESAQR comes from the coding sequence ATGACGGACACGCACCGCACGGCCTCCGCCGCTCCCCGCACGGGGAGCGCGCCGACGGCCGGAGACGAGCCGGTGGGCGAGCTGGTACAGCGGGCCACCGAGCAACTGACCGACCTGGTGCGCGGCGAGATGCGCCTCGCCCGGGCGGAGATGACCGAGAAGGGCAAACGCTTCGGGAAGGGCGGCGGCCTGTTCGGCGGCGCCGGCGTCCTCGGCTTCGTCACCCTGCAGGCCTTGGTCGCCACGGCGATCGCCGCCCTGGCCGTACCGCTGCCGGTATGGGCGGCGGCGCTCATCGTCACGGGCGTGCTGGCCGTTGCCACGGGCCTGACGGCGCTGGCCGGCCGCAAGCAGGTGCGCAGCGCCACCCCGCCCGCCCCGCAGCAGACCATCGACAACGTGAAGGCCGACGTGGCCGAGATCAAGGAGAGTGCACAGCGATGA
- a CDS encoding metallophosphoesterase family protein: protein MIRIAAVGDIHMGPESQGVLRPAFETLPECADLLLLAGDLTRHGTPEEMRVVAREVRDLAVPVVAVLGNHDHHDDRPDEVTAILRDAGAHVLEGQGTVVESDGARIGVAGTKGFGGGFVGRCAGEFGEPVMKEFVRYSRRSADGLRAALEQLGEEGCDARIALTHYSPVADTLAGEPLEIYPFLGSYLLAEAIDTAGADLAVHGHAHAGTEHGMTSGGVRVRNVAQPVIKRAFHVYHLPVREPAATGAAVQQAR, encoded by the coding sequence ATGATCCGCATCGCAGCCGTGGGAGACATCCACATGGGGCCCGAGAGCCAGGGCGTGCTGCGCCCCGCCTTCGAGACCCTGCCCGAGTGCGCCGACCTCCTGCTGCTGGCCGGGGACCTCACCCGGCACGGCACGCCCGAGGAGATGCGGGTGGTGGCCCGGGAGGTCCGGGACCTCGCCGTTCCCGTCGTCGCGGTCCTGGGCAACCACGACCACCACGACGACCGCCCGGACGAGGTCACGGCCATCCTCCGGGACGCCGGTGCCCATGTCCTGGAAGGGCAGGGCACGGTGGTGGAGAGCGATGGGGCGCGGATCGGTGTCGCCGGGACCAAGGGATTCGGCGGCGGGTTCGTCGGCCGCTGCGCCGGGGAGTTCGGCGAGCCGGTCATGAAGGAGTTCGTCCGGTACTCCCGGCGGAGCGCCGACGGGCTGCGGGCCGCGCTGGAGCAACTGGGCGAGGAGGGCTGTGACGCGCGGATCGCGCTGACCCACTACTCCCCCGTCGCGGACACCCTGGCCGGCGAGCCGCTGGAGATCTACCCCTTCCTGGGCAGCTATCTGCTGGCCGAGGCGATCGACACCGCCGGTGCCGACCTCGCGGTGCACGGGCACGCGCACGCCGGCACGGAGCACGGCATGACGAGCGGCGGTGTGCGGGTGCGCAACGTCGCCCAGCCGGTCATCAAACGGGCCTTCCACGTCTACCACCTGCCGGTCCGGGAGCCCGCCGCGACCGGCGCCGCCGTACAACAGGCCCGCTGA
- a CDS encoding alkaline phosphatase D family protein: protein MALTGRQRPPSEHAFSPHDAVLRSAAPSLARRRFLTVTAAAAMLAFSTNRPARGATAARELDAARITDNPFTLGIASGDPLSDSVLIWTRLAPQPFAEDGGLGQERVAVSWEVALDEWFVIVEQEGTATAHPEYAHSVHVDVKGLRSDSEYYYRFRVGTWISPVGRTRTAPAPGSDTDSLRLAAVACQAYQDGYYTAHRHLSQEDVDVVFFLGDYLYEYAVDSAGGARRYTDRKLPDLFNREATTLADYRLRYALYKSDPDLQAAHAQHPFVVTWDDHETENNYAGAYDEKGSAPEDFLVRRAAAYRAYWENQPLRAEQLPNGPDARLYRRLTWGSLAQFDILDTRQYRSDQAYNDRPHAPGAESDDPARTLTGADQERWLLDGWQKSNALWHVLPQQVCFSQRKFDLTEPARVSMDAWDGYRASRNRVMAGAKAAGIDNWMVLTGDVHVGYAFDIKENFDDPASRTVGTEFTCTSVASGGNGTAKPGDWDTYMKANPHMKYFDGRRGYVRVEMGRENAQVDFRTVAAITTPGGGISTTASFVTEVGSPGLKSA, encoded by the coding sequence ATGGCGCTGACGGGCCGTCAAAGACCACCCTCCGAGCATGCCTTCTCCCCGCACGACGCCGTACTGCGCAGCGCGGCGCCGAGTCTCGCCCGCCGTCGCTTCCTGACCGTCACCGCGGCTGCCGCGATGCTCGCCTTCAGCACCAACCGGCCGGCGCGCGGTGCCACCGCCGCCCGCGAACTCGACGCGGCCCGGATCACCGACAACCCGTTCACCCTCGGCATCGCCTCCGGGGACCCGCTGTCCGACTCCGTGCTGATCTGGACCCGGCTCGCGCCCCAGCCGTTCGCGGAGGACGGCGGCCTCGGCCAGGAGCGGGTCGCCGTCTCCTGGGAAGTGGCCCTGGACGAGTGGTTCGTCATCGTCGAGCAGGAGGGCACCGCCACGGCCCACCCGGAGTACGCCCACAGCGTGCACGTCGACGTCAAGGGCCTGCGGTCGGACAGCGAGTACTACTACCGGTTCCGGGTGGGCACCTGGATCAGTCCCGTGGGCCGCACCCGCACCGCCCCGGCCCCGGGCAGTGACACCGACAGCCTGCGGCTGGCCGCCGTCGCCTGCCAGGCCTACCAGGACGGCTACTACACCGCCCACCGGCACCTGTCGCAGGAGGACGTCGACGTGGTCTTCTTCCTCGGCGACTACCTGTACGAGTACGCCGTGGACTCCGCCGGCGGGGCCCGCCGCTACACCGACCGCAAGCTGCCCGACCTGTTCAACCGCGAGGCGACCACGCTCGCGGACTACCGGCTGCGCTACGCGCTCTACAAGAGCGACCCGGACCTGCAGGCCGCGCACGCCCAGCACCCGTTCGTCGTGACCTGGGACGACCACGAGACGGAGAACAACTACGCGGGCGCCTACGACGAGAAAGGCAGCGCCCCGGAGGACTTCCTGGTGCGGCGGGCCGCGGCCTACCGGGCGTACTGGGAGAACCAGCCGCTGCGCGCCGAGCAGTTGCCGAACGGGCCCGACGCCCGGCTGTACCGGCGGCTGACCTGGGGCTCGCTCGCGCAGTTCGACATCCTCGACACCCGCCAGTACCGCTCCGACCAGGCCTACAACGACCGGCCTCACGCACCGGGCGCCGAGTCGGACGATCCGGCCCGCACTCTCACCGGCGCCGATCAGGAACGCTGGCTGCTGGACGGCTGGCAGAAGTCGAACGCCCTGTGGCACGTCCTGCCCCAGCAGGTGTGCTTCTCCCAGCGCAAGTTCGACCTGACCGAACCGGCCCGGGTCTCCATGGACGCCTGGGACGGCTACCGGGCCTCCCGCAACCGCGTCATGGCGGGCGCGAAGGCCGCCGGCATCGACAACTGGATGGTCCTCACCGGTGACGTCCACGTCGGATACGCCTTCGACATCAAGGAGAACTTCGACGATCCGGCCTCCAGGACGGTCGGCACGGAGTTCACCTGCACCTCCGTCGCCAGCGGCGGCAACGGCACCGCGAAGCCGGGCGACTGGGACACGTACATGAAGGCCAACCCCCACATGAAGTACTTCGACGGCCGGCGCGGCTACGTCCGGGTCGAGATGGGCCGTGAGAACGCCCAGGTCGACTTCCGGACCGTCGCGGCCATCACGACGCCCGGCGGGGGCATCTCCACGACCGCGTCCTTCGTGACCGAGGTGGGTTCACCCGGCCTGAAGTCCGCGTGA
- a CDS encoding SRPBCC family protein, protein MSQVEESIEVRVPVHTAYNQWTQFESFPEFMDGVERIEQRTDTLTHWVTKVGGQAREFDAEITEQVPDERVAWTTVGGEARQAGVVTFHRIQDDTTKVMLQMDFDPNGVAETVGDKLGFVKRQLSGDLRRFKEFMETRGAETGAWRGQV, encoded by the coding sequence TTGTCGCAGGTAGAGGAATCCATCGAGGTCCGCGTGCCGGTGCACACCGCGTACAACCAGTGGACGCAGTTCGAGTCCTTCCCCGAGTTCATGGACGGTGTCGAGCGCATCGAGCAGCGCACCGACACCCTCACGCACTGGGTCACGAAGGTCGGCGGACAGGCGCGGGAGTTCGACGCGGAGATCACCGAACAGGTCCCGGACGAGCGCGTCGCCTGGACCACCGTGGGCGGCGAGGCGCGGCAGGCCGGTGTGGTGACCTTCCACCGCATCCAGGACGACACGACCAAGGTCATGCTGCAGATGGACTTCGACCCCAACGGCGTGGCCGAGACCGTGGGCGACAAGCTCGGCTTCGTGAAGCGGCAGCTCTCGGGTGATCTGCGTCGGTTCAAGGAGTTCATGGAGACCCGCGGGGCCGAGACGGGCGCCTGGCGCGGCCAGGTCTGA
- a CDS encoding cation-translocating P-type ATPase yields the protein MLTLFDVTPLVGAVAGAAAGAARSTAQSVTSVYDTTRRVRNVARNALTGGQHWKAGQRLHLALRHPDGEAEALAHKLAEELVEHPDVLTAYWDGGLSRLVVTVAEDAATDRVTERATALATRLGLDEGTDPNARDTSHPGDPAEVRLTAAAILLDAAGAAGALAGRSLRIPPTSRIITATVTLLRENPRFRAVLRQRFGTSGMELVLAAANAAAHGIGQTPLALVLDGILRGNQLTEAVARAAAFEALHDDVCHHKRTSLPCPTDARPPLKVTPAAEYASHASTGSLAGAAATLLVTHSANDAAEAVLAGSPKAARYGPAAFGATLGAFLAHAGILLRNGERLRQLEIADALVLHADALRSLRQDDTDDGLPDDPVHPFAEAVLDAARRAGLHVVIAGGSDLKDITRLADEVAPSAVPFGDVVRGLQDDGHVVVTVARLDASEDGNVAAGLSAGDVAIALTDGGGAVSWGVDALVRGGLADVWRLLTAIPAARRVGRRSQTLARAGAALSGLLVARGGQPPGRRLLWPLTRHAPVNIAAVNALVTGWFEAVRVARATPPQPRLHIPWHALEPHEARDRLRRADHDGEPRGLTLLADRSRQQAARLTRHPAATPARWTWQAAGAVRRELDDPLTPVLATGAVASALLGSVVDALLVVGAMDLNAVTGGLQRLRAEQALARLAARQQPKARKQDSRKRTVTVDAARLRPGDEISLGAGDVVPADARLLDVDGLEVDESALTGESLPVTKTIEATPGAPVAQRTCMVFEGTTVVAGGATALVVNTGDQTEAGRAVTLAARTPPPAGVQARLQELTRKALPVTFTGGAAVTGLSLLRGSPVRRAVSGGVAVAVAAVPEGLPLVATVAQMAAARRLSRRGVLVRTPRTLEALGRVDTVCFDKTGTLTENRLRLVRVATADGTVLATDDEQAAPVVRLAARACPQEETGEGRRVAHATDEAVLDVAPPDEDWAATGELPFETRRGYAAAIGRDGDPDMGELLVVKGAPETILPACRDLPAHAWDTAHELAGQGLRVLAVARRACRADDAEAELDLPLADLEFSGFVALADVPRDTSHALLADLRRSGILPVMLTGDHPETARAIALQLGWPEETEAVTGDELVAMERRERVRVLRGAGVIARVAPEQKLHVVEALQQAGRVVAMAGDGANDAAAIRAADVGVGVESRGSAAARNAADLVLTTGDLSVLVDAVAEGRALWRSVADAVSILIGGNAGEVGFSVLGTLLAGASPLSTRQLLLVNLLTDMFPAMAVAVTPSSDPSTAEHAATGPMGLDVLGAPLLRSIRRRGITTCFGAAAAYLIGRLTPGTERRSTTMALCGVVGAQLVQTLSGRRHSTLVWVTALGSAAVLAALVQTPGVSHFFGCTPLGPVAWAGVALAIALSALAPRLERLRAVHALYDAATRLALRLGDLNRQARQFFRSGIAAPVA from the coding sequence ATGCTCACACTCTTCGACGTCACCCCGCTCGTCGGGGCCGTGGCCGGGGCCGCCGCAGGCGCCGCCCGCAGCACCGCCCAGTCGGTGACGTCCGTCTACGACACCACCCGCCGCGTCCGCAACGTCGCGCGCAACGCTCTGACCGGCGGGCAGCACTGGAAGGCCGGGCAGCGCCTTCACCTCGCGCTGCGGCACCCCGACGGCGAGGCCGAAGCCCTCGCCCACAAGCTCGCCGAGGAACTGGTCGAGCACCCGGACGTGCTCACGGCGTACTGGGACGGGGGACTGTCCCGCCTCGTGGTCACCGTCGCCGAGGACGCCGCCACCGACCGCGTCACCGAGCGGGCAACCGCACTCGCCACCCGCCTCGGCCTGGACGAGGGCACCGATCCGAACGCCCGGGACACCAGCCACCCCGGCGACCCCGCCGAGGTGCGCCTCACCGCGGCGGCGATCCTGTTGGACGCCGCCGGCGCGGCCGGCGCCCTGGCCGGCCGGTCCCTGCGGATCCCGCCCACCTCGCGCATCATCACCGCCACCGTCACGCTGCTGCGCGAGAACCCCCGCTTCCGGGCCGTGCTCAGGCAGCGGTTCGGCACGTCCGGCATGGAACTCGTCCTCGCCGCCGCCAACGCCGCCGCCCACGGCATCGGCCAGACCCCGCTGGCGCTCGTGCTCGACGGCATCCTGCGCGGCAACCAGCTCACGGAGGCGGTGGCCAGGGCCGCGGCCTTCGAGGCGCTGCACGACGACGTCTGCCACCACAAGCGCACCAGCCTGCCCTGCCCCACGGACGCCCGGCCACCGCTCAAGGTGACCCCGGCCGCGGAGTACGCCTCCCACGCCAGCACCGGCAGCCTCGCCGGCGCCGCCGCCACCCTCCTCGTCACCCACAGCGCGAACGACGCCGCCGAAGCGGTCCTCGCCGGATCCCCGAAGGCCGCCCGCTACGGACCGGCCGCCTTCGGCGCGACCCTCGGCGCCTTCCTCGCCCACGCCGGGATCCTCCTGCGCAACGGGGAGCGCCTGCGGCAGCTGGAGATCGCCGACGCCCTCGTCCTGCACGCCGACGCCCTGCGCAGCCTGCGGCAGGACGACACCGACGACGGCCTTCCCGACGACCCGGTCCACCCCTTCGCCGAGGCCGTCCTGGACGCCGCCCGCCGAGCAGGGCTGCACGTCGTGATCGCGGGTGGCTCCGACCTGAAGGACATCACCCGGCTCGCCGACGAGGTCGCCCCGAGCGCGGTTCCGTTCGGAGACGTCGTACGGGGCCTGCAGGACGATGGGCACGTCGTCGTGACCGTCGCCCGCCTGGACGCGTCAGAGGACGGGAACGTCGCGGCCGGGCTGTCCGCCGGCGACGTGGCCATCGCCCTCACCGACGGCGGGGGCGCCGTCTCCTGGGGCGTCGACGCGCTGGTCCGCGGCGGCCTCGCCGATGTCTGGCGGCTGCTCACGGCGATCCCCGCCGCCCGGCGCGTCGGACGCCGGTCGCAGACCCTCGCCCGGGCCGGCGCGGCCCTCTCCGGACTCCTGGTCGCCCGCGGCGGACAGCCCCCCGGCCGGCGCCTGCTGTGGCCCCTCACCCGGCACGCCCCCGTCAACATCGCCGCCGTCAACGCCCTGGTCACCGGCTGGTTCGAAGCCGTCCGCGTCGCCCGGGCCACCCCGCCCCAGCCGCGCCTGCACATCCCCTGGCACGCCCTGGAACCCCACGAGGCCCGCGACCGGCTGCGGCGCGCCGACCACGACGGCGAGCCCCGCGGACTCACCCTGCTCGCCGACCGCTCACGGCAGCAGGCCGCACGCCTGACCCGGCACCCGGCCGCCACCCCCGCCCGCTGGACCTGGCAGGCGGCCGGCGCCGTACGCCGCGAACTCGACGACCCGCTGACCCCCGTCCTCGCCACGGGCGCCGTCGCCTCGGCGCTGCTCGGCTCGGTCGTCGACGCGCTGCTCGTCGTCGGCGCCATGGACCTCAACGCCGTGACCGGCGGACTCCAGCGCCTGCGCGCCGAACAGGCCCTGGCCCGGCTCGCCGCCCGGCAGCAGCCCAAGGCCCGCAAGCAGGACAGCCGTAAACGCACGGTCACCGTCGACGCCGCCCGGCTGCGGCCCGGCGACGAGATCAGCCTCGGCGCCGGCGACGTCGTACCCGCCGACGCCCGGCTGCTGGACGTCGACGGCCTGGAGGTCGACGAGTCGGCGCTCACCGGCGAGTCCCTGCCGGTGACCAAGACAATCGAGGCCACACCCGGTGCGCCCGTGGCGCAGCGCACCTGCATGGTCTTCGAGGGCACCACCGTCGTGGCCGGAGGGGCCACGGCCCTGGTCGTGAACACCGGCGACCAGACCGAGGCGGGCCGGGCCGTCACGCTCGCCGCCCGCACCCCGCCGCCCGCCGGCGTCCAGGCCCGGCTCCAGGAACTGACCCGCAAGGCACTGCCGGTGACCTTCACCGGCGGCGCGGCCGTGACCGGGCTGTCCCTGTTGCGCGGCAGCCCCGTCCGGCGCGCCGTCAGCGGCGGCGTCGCGGTCGCCGTCGCCGCCGTACCCGAAGGGCTCCCGCTCGTCGCGACCGTCGCGCAGATGGCGGCGGCCCGCCGACTGTCCCGGCGCGGCGTCCTGGTCCGCACCCCACGCACCCTGGAGGCGCTCGGCCGGGTCGACACCGTCTGCTTCGACAAGACCGGCACCCTCACCGAGAACAGACTGCGCCTGGTCCGCGTCGCCACCGCCGACGGCACCGTCCTCGCCACCGACGACGAACAGGCCGCACCGGTCGTCCGCCTGGCCGCGCGTGCCTGCCCCCAGGAGGAGACGGGGGAGGGCCGCCGGGTCGCGCACGCCACCGACGAGGCCGTCCTCGATGTCGCCCCGCCCGACGAGGACTGGGCAGCCACCGGCGAGCTGCCCTTCGAGACCCGCCGGGGCTACGCCGCCGCGATCGGCCGCGACGGCGACCCGGACATGGGCGAACTGCTCGTCGTCAAGGGAGCCCCCGAGACGATCCTGCCCGCCTGCCGGGACCTGCCCGCCCACGCCTGGGACACCGCCCACGAGCTCGCCGGGCAAGGACTGCGCGTCCTCGCCGTCGCCCGCCGCGCCTGCCGGGCCGACGACGCCGAGGCCGAACTCGACCTGCCCCTCGCCGACCTGGAGTTCAGCGGCTTCGTCGCCCTCGCCGACGTCCCGCGCGACACCTCGCACGCCCTGCTCGCGGACCTGCGCCGCTCCGGCATCCTGCCCGTCATGCTCACCGGTGACCACCCGGAGACCGCCCGCGCCATCGCCCTGCAACTGGGCTGGCCGGAGGAGACCGAGGCCGTGACCGGTGACGAACTCGTCGCCATGGAGCGCCGCGAACGCGTCCGGGTCCTGCGCGGCGCCGGCGTCATCGCCCGGGTCGCACCCGAGCAGAAGCTGCACGTCGTGGAAGCCCTGCAACAGGCCGGGCGGGTCGTGGCGATGGCCGGCGACGGCGCCAACGACGCCGCCGCCATCCGAGCCGCCGACGTCGGGGTCGGCGTCGAGTCCCGTGGCTCCGCCGCCGCCCGCAACGCCGCCGACCTCGTGCTCACCACCGGCGACCTGTCCGTCCTCGTGGACGCGGTCGCCGAGGGCCGCGCCCTGTGGCGCAGCGTCGCCGACGCGGTGAGCATCCTCATCGGTGGCAACGCCGGCGAGGTCGGCTTCAGCGTCCTCGGTACCCTGCTCGCCGGTGCCTCGCCCCTGTCCACCCGTCAACTGCTGCTGGTCAACCTGCTCACCGACATGTTCCCGGCCATGGCCGTGGCCGTCACACCGAGCAGCGACCCCTCGACCGCCGAGCACGCCGCGACCGGCCCGATGGGCCTCGACGTCCTCGGCGCGCCCCTGCTGCGCTCCATCCGCCGCCGCGGCATCACCACCTGCTTCGGGGCGGCCGCGGCGTACCTCATCGGCCGCCTCACCCCCGGCACCGAACGCCGGTCCACCACCATGGCCCTGTGCGGTGTCGTCGGCGCGCAGCTCGTGCAGACCCTCTCCGGACGGCGCCACAGCACACTCGTCTGGGTCACGGCCCTCGGGTCGGCCGCCGTCCTCGCCGCCCTCGTCCAGACCCCCGGCGTCAGCCACTTCTTCGGCTGCACCCCGCTCGGGCCCGTCGCCTGGGCCGGCGTGGCCCTGGCCATCGCCCTGTCGGCTCTGGCTCCCCGTCTGGAGCGCCTCCGGGCGGTCCACGCCCTCTACGACGCCGCGACACGACTCGCCCTGCGCCTGGGCGACCTGAACCGGCAGGCCCGGCAGTTCTTCCGGAGCGGGATCGCCGCGCCGGTGGCGTAG
- a CDS encoding nucleotidyltransferase family protein yields the protein MTQNGDDATLVRRPGIPDLRMAPEGAEPAPPQDPQADQPPQELPLDRNQAILEAAKQVGALLKRKGHLFALAGSVAAYAHGGEKNMQHDVDFAIRPEDAEAVAATLREAGLTVYTPPEDWLIKATCFGQPVDIIFELAHRPVGADMLERAEELSVDSVRMPVLAPTDLLWSLTAAFSEHHCDFGAALPIARALREKVDWEQVRRECGDEPMPAAFFFLLERLNVI from the coding sequence ATGACGCAGAACGGTGATGACGCGACGCTCGTCCGGCGACCGGGGATCCCCGACCTCCGGATGGCACCGGAGGGAGCCGAGCCCGCGCCACCACAGGACCCGCAGGCGGACCAGCCGCCGCAGGAACTGCCCCTCGACCGCAACCAGGCGATCCTGGAGGCGGCCAAGCAGGTCGGCGCCCTGCTGAAGCGCAAGGGGCACCTGTTCGCCCTGGCCGGCAGCGTGGCCGCGTACGCCCACGGCGGCGAGAAGAACATGCAGCACGACGTCGACTTCGCGATCCGCCCCGAGGACGCGGAAGCGGTGGCGGCCACGCTCCGCGAAGCCGGGCTGACGGTCTACACGCCGCCGGAGGACTGGCTGATCAAGGCCACGTGTTTCGGGCAGCCGGTCGACATCATCTTCGAGTTGGCGCACCGGCCGGTGGGCGCGGACATGCTGGAGCGGGCCGAGGAGCTGTCGGTCGACTCGGTGCGCATGCCCGTGCTGGCCCCGACCGATCTGCTGTGGAGCCTGACCGCCGCGTTCTCCGAGCACCACTGCGACTTCGGGGCGGCCCTGCCCATCGCACGTGCGCTGCGGGAGAAGGTCGACTGGGAGCAGGTGCGGCGCGAGTGCGGGGACGAGCCCATGCCCGCGGCGTTCTTCTTCCTCCTGGAGCGCCTGAACGTCATCTGA
- a CDS encoding flavodoxin family protein produces MATLLIVHHTPSPHCQAMFEAVLSGATDPEIEDVRVVRVPALSATASDVLAADGFLLGTPANLGYMSGALKHFFDQVYYPCLDATRGRPFGYWVHGGNDVTGAVRGIESVTTGLGWRRTAEAVTVTGEPDKDDLGRCWELGATVAAGLTG; encoded by the coding sequence GTGGCCACTTTGCTGATCGTCCATCACACGCCCTCGCCCCACTGCCAGGCGATGTTCGAAGCCGTCCTGTCCGGTGCGACGGACCCCGAGATCGAGGACGTGAGGGTCGTCCGGGTGCCCGCCCTGTCGGCCACCGCCTCCGACGTCCTCGCCGCCGACGGCTTTCTCCTCGGCACTCCCGCGAACCTCGGCTACATGTCCGGGGCCCTCAAGCACTTCTTCGACCAGGTCTACTACCCGTGCCTGGACGCCACCCGCGGCCGCCCCTTCGGCTACTGGGTGCACGGCGGCAACGACGTCACCGGAGCGGTGCGCGGGATCGAGTCGGTGACGACCGGCCTCGGCTGGCGTCGCACCGCCGAGGCCGTCACCGTGACCGGCGAGCCGGACAAGGACGACCTCGGGCGGTGCTGGGAACTGGGCGCGACGGTCGCCGCCGGACTCACGGGCTGA
- a CDS encoding DUF3618 domain-containing protein: MTQPPHDEPTARSQEELREQVEQTRHELGDTVQALADRADVKTRAREKAVAVREQAGAKAQEWSGQARTKAAHMAHTVEEKLPEPVKQKGAAAAQGAKEKAAQAEQVWQDKAPRQMRDHRAALLAGAGAVLVAALLIRRRGNR; the protein is encoded by the coding sequence ATGACCCAGCCTCCGCACGACGAGCCGACCGCCCGCAGCCAGGAGGAGCTGCGCGAACAGGTCGAGCAGACCCGCCACGAACTCGGCGACACCGTGCAGGCACTGGCGGACCGGGCCGACGTCAAGACCCGTGCCCGCGAGAAGGCCGTCGCGGTCAGGGAGCAGGCCGGGGCCAAGGCGCAGGAATGGAGCGGGCAGGCCAGGACCAAGGCCGCGCACATGGCCCACACCGTGGAGGAGAAGCTGCCCGAGCCGGTGAAGCAGAAGGGCGCCGCCGCCGCTCAGGGCGCGAAAGAGAAGGCCGCCCAGGCCGAGCAGGTCTGGCAGGACAAGGCCCCGAGGCAGATGCGCGACCACCGGGCCGCCCTGCTGGCGGGCGCCGGTGCCGTCCTGGTGGCCGCCCTGCTTATCCGCCGTCGCGGCAACCGCTGA
- a CDS encoding BON domain-containing protein, with product MSTLGSQDAGGGPPAENLEYRIAHLQDRLASGELGELGVRVEARGRTVLLTGTVPSAPCREEIVRTVEEELAGFPVHSDLVITEASSPDHAEELS from the coding sequence ATGAGCACCCTCGGTTCACAGGACGCGGGCGGCGGGCCGCCCGCCGAGAACCTGGAGTACCGCATCGCCCACCTCCAGGACCGTCTCGCCTCCGGCGAACTCGGTGAACTGGGCGTACGGGTCGAGGCCCGGGGCAGGACGGTGCTGCTCACCGGCACCGTGCCCTCGGCGCCCTGCCGCGAGGAGATCGTGCGCACCGTCGAGGAGGAGCTCGCCGGCTTCCCCGTACACAGCGACCTCGTGATCACCGAGGCGTCCTCCCCCGACCACGCGGAGGAACTCTCATGA